One genomic window of Bacillus mycoides includes the following:
- a CDS encoding dipeptide epimerase, with translation MNKMKITDVKVNRRHVKLHTPFKTALRTVTEIESIDVFIHTDEGIVGKGAAAATPVITGDFANGMEEAILGPIRSVVVEKDVLQFQTLLLHIQMSCIGNTSAKAAVDMALYDVYCQFHNIPLYALLGGKKEIYTDITVSVDEPLLMAKEAEKHIEKGFQTLKIKVGKEAHLDLERIEAIRNVVPKNTTLRLDANQGWKPKEAVSIIREMENRNLNIEFVEQPVHAKDWGGLKYVKDNVQTPIMADESMFSASDALKIVQGGYADLLNIKLMKCGGIREAWKIADIAEAAGVKCMVGSMMESSLSVSAVAHLAAAHPNIHYFDLDAPLWLVEAPEGMTYTGPKVNLHSVVNIQS, from the coding sequence ATGAACAAAATGAAAATTACCGATGTGAAGGTAAACCGCCGACATGTAAAGCTTCATACACCGTTTAAAACAGCGCTTCGTACTGTAACGGAAATCGAAAGTATAGATGTGTTTATTCATACAGATGAAGGAATTGTTGGAAAAGGAGCTGCTGCAGCAACGCCGGTTATTACAGGTGATTTTGCCAACGGGATGGAGGAAGCAATATTAGGACCAATTCGTTCTGTAGTAGTTGAAAAAGATGTACTGCAATTTCAAACGTTATTGTTACACATTCAAATGAGTTGTATAGGAAATACAAGTGCAAAAGCGGCGGTAGATATGGCTTTATACGATGTGTATTGTCAATTTCACAACATACCGTTATACGCATTACTAGGTGGAAAGAAAGAGATTTATACTGATATTACAGTAAGTGTGGATGAACCTTTATTAATGGCAAAAGAAGCAGAAAAGCATATCGAAAAGGGATTCCAAACATTAAAAATTAAGGTGGGTAAAGAGGCACATTTAGATTTGGAACGCATAGAGGCAATTCGAAATGTGGTTCCAAAGAATACGACGTTACGTTTAGATGCAAATCAAGGATGGAAACCGAAAGAAGCGGTTTCTATTATTAGAGAAATGGAGAATAGAAATTTAAATATAGAATTTGTAGAACAACCAGTTCATGCGAAAGATTGGGGTGGATTAAAGTACGTGAAGGACAATGTACAAACGCCTATTATGGCAGATGAAAGTATGTTTTCGGCAAGCGACGCATTAAAGATTGTCCAAGGAGGATATGCAGACCTACTTAATATTAAATTAATGAAATGCGGTGGTATTCGAGAAGCCTGGAAAATTGCGGATATTGCGGAAGCAGCAGGTGTGAAGTGTATGGTTGGAAGTATGATGGAATCTTCACTTTCAGTTAGCGCTGTTGCACATTTAGCTGCGGCTCATCCGAACATTCATTACTTTGATCTTGATGCACCGTTATGGTTAGTAGAAGCGCCAGAAGGGATGACTTACACTGGCCCAAAGGTAAACCTGCATTCTGTAGTGAATATACAATCTTAG
- a CDS encoding DUF3870 domain-containing protein, which translates to MYASNTIYVVGDAKAPQNNPITEKFKSYFVAFVLEKDTGEIVDADCSATIALTSQFVKYLFLHKNINDPALVTEIKNRYFGSSQKALLVALKDAQKKYNQIAALSTHS; encoded by the coding sequence GTGTACGCTTCAAATACAATTTACGTCGTAGGGGATGCGAAAGCACCTCAAAATAATCCCATTACCGAAAAGTTCAAAAGTTATTTTGTAGCATTTGTACTTGAGAAGGATACAGGGGAAATTGTAGATGCAGATTGCTCAGCGACAATTGCATTAACATCTCAATTTGTTAAATATTTGTTTCTACATAAAAATATTAATGACCCAGCATTAGTAACAGAAATAAAAAATCGATACTTCGGTTCGTCTCAAAAGGCGCTACTTGTAGCGCTAAAGGATGCACAAAAAAAATATAATCAGATCGCTGCTTTGTCTACCCATTCATAG
- a CDS encoding FtsB family cell division protein, whose product MRKLKRVNVPNIPEQLSQPNDNRTINKKKLRRFIFMFIFIAATTLYVQYILTKQQEVINGKQNTITNQKKQLVSLKKDQGSLKTNIENLTDNEEEILKFARKEYQFSKSNETIFVLPK is encoded by the coding sequence ATGAGGAAACTCAAAAGAGTAAATGTTCCTAATATACCAGAGCAACTATCACAGCCTAACGACAATCGAACTATAAATAAGAAGAAGTTAAGGCGTTTTATTTTCATGTTCATTTTTATTGCTGCGACTACTCTTTACGTTCAATATATTTTGACGAAACAACAAGAAGTAATTAATGGCAAACAAAATACAATAACGAACCAAAAGAAACAATTAGTTTCTTTAAAGAAAGATCAAGGTTCTTTAAAGACTAACATCGAGAATTTAACGGATAATGAAGAAGAAATATTAAAGTTTGCGAGAAAAGAGTATCAATTTTCTAAGTCAAACGAAACAATATTCGTATTGCCAAAGTGA
- a CDS encoding aldo/keto reductase, which translates to MHYRTLGKTGITVSEIGFGAWAIGGDEWGPVNDKQSITAMKKAIEYGVNFIDTADVYGLGHSERLVTQAIREHRNNIVLSTKGGLIGHHYDPSGEPVYNTAEKVIAVFETSLLRLETDYIDVYFCHIWWDKQEETEAFLRAFEILKRDGKVRAVGVSTHDLQYIKHFNKNDEIDVVQLDYNILNRKPENDILPYLQENNLGAVIRGPLKMGILTGKFTNKTTFPDGDLRKEWPKEKWFQEDLQKVEKLRLLSNKNQTLGQLALRYVLSHPAVSVAIPGAKTETQAKENADATTRPILTDEELAYIQSI; encoded by the coding sequence ATGCACTACCGCACATTGGGTAAAACTGGAATTACTGTTTCTGAAATTGGCTTTGGAGCGTGGGCGATTGGCGGCGATGAATGGGGTCCTGTTAACGACAAACAATCTATAACCGCTATGAAGAAAGCAATTGAATACGGCGTAAACTTTATTGATACTGCTGATGTATACGGATTAGGACATAGTGAAAGGTTAGTAACTCAAGCGATAAGAGAGCACCGTAATAATATCGTTTTATCAACGAAAGGTGGTTTAATTGGACATCACTATGATCCAAGTGGAGAGCCTGTTTATAATACTGCCGAAAAAGTGATCGCAGTATTTGAAACTAGCTTACTGCGCCTAGAAACAGATTATATTGATGTTTATTTCTGTCACATTTGGTGGGATAAACAAGAAGAAACAGAAGCATTTTTACGCGCATTTGAAATATTAAAACGGGACGGAAAAGTAAGAGCTGTTGGTGTTTCAACTCACGACCTACAATATATAAAACACTTCAATAAAAACGATGAAATTGATGTTGTGCAACTTGATTACAACATATTAAACCGAAAACCAGAAAACGACATACTGCCCTACCTACAAGAGAACAATTTAGGAGCTGTTATACGCGGACCTTTAAAAATGGGGATATTAACTGGAAAATTTACAAATAAAACAACTTTTCCTGATGGAGATTTACGCAAAGAATGGCCAAAAGAAAAGTGGTTTCAAGAAGATTTACAAAAAGTAGAAAAATTAAGGTTACTCTCAAATAAAAATCAGACATTAGGACAACTTGCACTTCGCTACGTCCTCTCCCATCCAGCAGTATCGGTCGCAATTCCTGGCGCAAAAACAGAAACACAAGCGAAAGAAAATGCAGATGCAACTACCCGTCCGATCCTTACAGATGAGGAATTAGCGTATATTCAGTCAATATAA
- a CDS encoding DJ-1/PfpI family protein gives MISHWNVGIFLFKEVEVLDFAGPFEVFSVTATSEGQPFTVHTVSQDGEMITARNGLKVQPDYSIENLPPVDILIIPGGLGVRENEMKNEIITNWIREQMKEVKLMTSVCTGALLLAKAGLLDGFKATTHWASIESFRNDFPNIEVLENVKFVDEGHIITSGGISAGINMSFHIVKNLLGARVAEETAKRMEYDIDLQY, from the coding sequence TTGATTAGCCACTGGAATGTAGGGATTTTTCTTTTTAAGGAAGTGGAAGTGTTAGATTTTGCGGGCCCATTTGAAGTTTTTTCCGTTACAGCAACAAGTGAAGGTCAACCATTTACAGTTCATACTGTTAGTCAAGATGGAGAAATGATTACAGCGAGAAATGGATTAAAGGTACAACCGGACTATAGTATCGAAAACTTGCCTCCAGTTGATATTTTAATTATTCCTGGTGGGTTAGGTGTTAGAGAAAACGAAATGAAAAATGAAATAATAACAAATTGGATCCGCGAGCAAATGAAAGAAGTAAAGTTAATGACTTCTGTTTGTACCGGTGCGCTTTTACTTGCGAAAGCTGGATTACTCGATGGCTTCAAAGCGACAACACATTGGGCAAGTATTGAAAGTTTTAGAAATGATTTTCCGAATATTGAAGTATTAGAAAATGTAAAGTTTGTAGATGAGGGGCATATTATTACGTCTGGTGGAATTTCAGCCGGAATTAATATGTCATTTCATATTGTGAAAAATTTGTTAGGTGCTCGGGTTGCTGAAGAAACAGCGAAGAGAATGGAATATGATATTGATTTACAATATTAA
- a CDS encoding ankyrin repeat domain-containing protein: MEQIISILQAVISGEKEKVVEIINTDPSVVNSFSEDGWTPLHLAAYFGQKEIASFFLEQGAEIHIRAKNENENTPLQAAIANKQSELVAFLIEKGSDVNAVQSGGWTGLHEAALLGDEEIIILLLENGANKMIKKNDGKTAYDIALEKGHESLLHHLQEEVSF; the protein is encoded by the coding sequence ATGGAACAAATCATATCAATATTACAAGCAGTCATAAGCGGTGAAAAAGAAAAGGTAGTAGAAATCATTAATACGGATCCAAGTGTTGTTAACTCATTTAGTGAAGATGGATGGACACCGCTTCACTTAGCTGCTTATTTTGGACAGAAAGAAATTGCAAGTTTCTTTTTAGAACAGGGAGCAGAAATACATATTAGAGCAAAAAACGAAAATGAAAATACACCTCTACAAGCAGCAATTGCGAATAAGCAAAGCGAGCTTGTAGCTTTCTTAATTGAAAAGGGATCAGATGTGAATGCTGTGCAAAGTGGTGGCTGGACAGGACTTCATGAAGCAGCGTTATTAGGAGATGAAGAAATCATTATATTACTTCTTGAAAATGGTGCTAATAAAATGATTAAGAAAAATGATGGGAAAACCGCATATGATATTGCTTTAGAAAAAGGGCATGAATCCCTATTACATCATTTGCAAGAGGAAGTGAGCTTTTGA
- a CDS encoding AAA family ATPase: MKFILIFGPQAVGEMTVGQELAKITDLKLFHNHMTIDLVSPFFDYSTKEAKRLVSLFRNEIFEEVSQSDLYGMIFTYVWAFDLQSDWDYINHVVSIFESKGAAVYFVELEAELDERLDRNKSPHRLEHKPKKRDIEWSEKILKKTMKKHRLNSLHGEIEKEEYIKINNTHLSAKEVAVMIKGKFRL; encoded by the coding sequence TTGAAATTCATATTAATATTCGGCCCACAAGCAGTTGGGGAAATGACAGTCGGTCAAGAGTTAGCAAAAATTACAGATTTAAAGCTTTTTCATAATCACATGACAATTGATCTAGTAAGTCCATTTTTTGATTACAGTACAAAGGAAGCAAAAAGATTAGTAAGTTTGTTTCGTAATGAAATATTTGAAGAAGTGTCTCAAAGTGATTTATACGGAATGATTTTTACATATGTATGGGCATTTGACCTTCAATCTGATTGGGATTATATAAATCATGTAGTAAGCATTTTTGAATCAAAAGGTGCAGCAGTATATTTTGTAGAGCTCGAAGCAGAATTAGATGAAAGATTAGATCGGAATAAAAGTCCACATAGATTAGAACATAAACCAAAAAAAAGAGATATTGAATGGTCTGAAAAAATTTTAAAAAAAACGATGAAAAAGCATAGATTAAACTCTCTTCATGGTGAAATCGAAAAAGAAGAGTACATAAAAATTAATAATACTCATTTGAGTGCTAAAGAAGTAGCTGTAATGATTAAGGGGAAATTCCGATTGTAA
- a CDS encoding class I SAM-dependent methyltransferase: MFSFYSTLCTELYDYTKPVGYSLNGDIEYYQERLNNCGGRILEAAVGSGRVIIPLLEVGFKVDGIDYSPKMLDSCRKRCKERGLNPNLYQGSLQQFSLPYKYEAIIIPTGSFCLIENRDDSINALKCFYEHLNPGGRLIVDLALPYDWKTGEIHTSTFSLPSGDGITLENKSIEIDWLNQVTVSYLKYEKWSKGQLVQTELQRFAMRWYGIEEFKLLLESIGFTDITCSAEYVYEKAPSNANQIITFEAVRNE; the protein is encoded by the coding sequence ATGTTTAGTTTTTATAGTACACTTTGTACAGAACTTTATGATTACACAAAACCTGTCGGTTACTCTTTAAATGGTGATATTGAGTATTACCAAGAACGTTTAAATAATTGTGGGGGAAGAATTCTCGAAGCGGCAGTAGGATCAGGGCGTGTCATTATTCCACTTCTTGAAGTTGGATTTAAAGTTGATGGGATAGATTATTCACCTAAAATGCTAGATTCTTGCCGTAAGCGTTGTAAAGAGAGAGGCTTAAACCCTAATTTATACCAAGGAAGCTTACAACAATTTTCATTACCATATAAATATGAGGCGATAATAATTCCTACCGGATCCTTTTGTTTAATTGAAAATCGTGATGATTCTATAAACGCTTTGAAATGTTTTTATGAACATCTTAATCCAGGTGGGCGTTTAATTGTAGATCTTGCGCTTCCATATGACTGGAAGACGGGTGAGATTCATACATCGACTTTTTCCTTGCCAAGCGGGGACGGAATTACATTAGAAAATAAATCAATTGAAATAGATTGGCTTAACCAAGTAACTGTATCATATTTAAAATATGAAAAATGGAGTAAAGGACAGTTAGTACAAACTGAACTACAACGTTTTGCAATGCGGTGGTATGGAATAGAAGAGTTTAAACTCCTTTTAGAAAGTATAGGTTTCACTGACATTACTTGCTCTGCTGAATATGTTTATGAAAAAGCACCGTCAAATGCAAATCAAATTATTACTTTTGAAGCTGTGCGAAACGAATAA
- a CDS encoding Xaa-Pro dipeptidyl-peptidase, whose amino-acid sequence MKKKKLAITLSTILSLTITSGVSSMTAHAENKEGISAKENNVKLNGQVSESLMSNTKIELENGMTKPIYSLDEAIVENLFVETEVDSDRDGKKDRVSVKVMRPKTNPDVKVPVIYEMSPYRSGLKDVPVYNVDEELYAYEGKPYGAVNLGSYGNYYVPRGYAVILGESIGTGKSDGCPTTGDEQEILGTKSVIDWVNGRAKAYTEDGKEVNANWSSGNVGMTGVSYNGTLPNAVATTGVEGLKTIIPIAAISSWYDYYRANGAVIAPGGYQGEDTDNMAEAVLTRKNPEVCGQIIKELTAGQDRKTGDYNDFWNKRNYVKDVKNVKASVFVVHGLNDWNVKTKQFSQWWEALGKNNVPRKMWLHQGGHGGTSSNNWQQTQNKWFDYWLYGIENGIMAEPMVDVQRENKSWQKIKNWPDPAAVPSKVRMYLSNKAINLPLSMGSVNNVFSLVDDAKIKSNQLVENPELEVANRLIYTMPVLQKDMRISGAPKISIKGNIDRSVSNLTALLVDYGGAKPEIVTRGWMDPQNLNSIENSTAIQPGKDYTFSWDMQPDDYVFKAGHQIGVVLIASDYDYTIRPKAGTKLTVKLSEVTLPIVK is encoded by the coding sequence ATGAAGAAAAAGAAATTAGCAATTACATTATCGACTATATTATCTTTAACAATTACTTCAGGAGTTTCTAGTATGACTGCACATGCAGAAAATAAAGAAGGGATCTCCGCAAAGGAGAATAATGTTAAGTTAAATGGTCAAGTTTCAGAATCTTTAATGTCAAACACGAAAATTGAATTAGAAAATGGGATGACGAAACCAATCTATTCACTTGATGAAGCCATTGTAGAAAATCTATTTGTAGAGACAGAAGTTGATAGTGATCGAGATGGTAAAAAAGATCGTGTATCAGTAAAGGTTATGCGTCCAAAGACAAATCCAGATGTGAAAGTTCCTGTTATATATGAAATGAGTCCATATCGATCTGGATTAAAAGACGTTCCTGTTTATAATGTTGATGAAGAATTGTATGCGTATGAGGGAAAACCGTATGGGGCAGTTAATCTTGGATCGTATGGTAATTATTATGTTCCGAGAGGATATGCAGTCATTTTAGGCGAAAGTATCGGAACTGGAAAATCAGATGGATGTCCGACAACTGGAGATGAGCAAGAAATACTAGGGACGAAGTCTGTCATTGATTGGGTAAATGGGCGTGCGAAAGCATATACAGAGGATGGTAAGGAAGTAAATGCAAATTGGTCTTCGGGAAATGTAGGAATGACAGGAGTTTCTTATAATGGTACGTTACCGAATGCTGTCGCAACGACTGGAGTTGAAGGGTTAAAAACAATTATTCCAATCGCAGCGATTAGTAGTTGGTATGATTATTATCGTGCAAATGGAGCAGTAATTGCGCCAGGAGGTTATCAAGGAGAAGATACAGATAATATGGCTGAAGCAGTACTAACAAGAAAGAACCCAGAAGTTTGCGGTCAGATCATTAAAGAACTAACAGCTGGACAAGATCGTAAAACAGGCGATTATAACGATTTTTGGAATAAACGTAACTATGTAAAAGATGTTAAGAATGTGAAGGCTAGTGTGTTTGTAGTTCATGGGCTAAATGATTGGAATGTAAAAACGAAGCAGTTTTCACAGTGGTGGGAAGCTCTTGGCAAAAATAATGTTCCTCGTAAAATGTGGTTACATCAAGGTGGACACGGCGGAACATCAAGTAATAACTGGCAACAAACGCAAAATAAATGGTTCGATTATTGGTTATATGGGATTGAAAATGGAATTATGGCTGAACCGATGGTAGATGTACAACGTGAAAATAAATCGTGGCAAAAAATAAAAAATTGGCCAGATCCAGCGGCTGTACCATCAAAAGTCCGTATGTATTTAAGTAATAAAGCAATCAATTTGCCATTAAGTATGGGATCAGTAAACAATGTTTTCTCATTAGTAGATGATGCTAAAATAAAGTCAAATCAACTAGTGGAAAACCCTGAGTTAGAAGTAGCGAATCGATTAATATATACAATGCCTGTACTGCAAAAAGATATGCGAATAAGCGGTGCGCCGAAGATTTCAATTAAAGGGAATATTGATCGGTCTGTATCAAATTTAACAGCATTACTCGTTGATTACGGCGGAGCGAAGCCTGAAATTGTAACGAGAGGTTGGATGGATCCACAAAATTTAAATAGTATAGAGAATTCAACAGCGATTCAACCTGGTAAAGATTACACATTTTCATGGGACATGCAGCCAGATGATTACGTATTTAAAGCAGGACATCAAATAGGAGTCGTCTTAATCGCAAGTGATTACGATTATACAATTAGACCGAAAGCGGGCACGAAGCTTACAGTAAAATTGAGTGAAGTGACATTGCCGATTGTGAAATAA
- a CDS encoding sensor histidine kinase — MNKLGKKLFFSISLTVILIFVISLLLINYFLPKYNVHKTRESLEGITAEIQSIPHEELDDAINRIENEGNVTIAYTSINNSEDAINEELRMQLTKKRVALNKLWITKEEITKVKNLGQSNKIYDQEKIKSSFFAKYIAKDDMLILVGVSIAHSNEVIKTLNSFYLYILGFSLFLIIVLVWILSKTITTPLKELSDVAEDISRLKFKRTKVKTNDEIGDLANSINLMSDKLHEAHQDLTDRNDHLKRFMGDVTHELKTPIALVKAYSMGIKDGLDDGTYVDTIIRQTDQISNLIEELLRFSKLERDILQKEEFPIEPLVQSIIDKHKIELDSKEIKLQVNYNAGDAIVYADLNKMRMVFQNLISNAIKYTTNQNIKITLEEKNDVVYFQIQNGIAAEGVKEIDKIWEPFYVLESSRSKEKSGTGLGLAIVKSVLERHGFEYGVSVEDGEIQFYMYIERN, encoded by the coding sequence GTGAATAAGCTCGGTAAAAAGTTATTTTTCAGCATTTCTTTAACAGTCATCCTTATTTTTGTCATCTCTTTATTATTAATTAACTATTTTTTACCAAAATATAATGTGCACAAAACACGTGAAAGCTTAGAAGGCATTACAGCGGAAATACAGTCGATACCGCATGAAGAACTGGATGATGCTATAAATCGTATTGAAAATGAAGGTAATGTTACGATTGCATATACATCAATAAATAATTCAGAAGATGCTATTAATGAAGAATTACGCATGCAACTTACAAAAAAGAGAGTTGCATTGAATAAACTTTGGATTACAAAAGAAGAAATTACGAAAGTGAAGAACCTCGGACAATCGAATAAAATATATGATCAAGAAAAGATAAAATCTAGTTTTTTTGCGAAATACATTGCGAAAGATGATATGTTGATTTTAGTAGGAGTTTCTATCGCACATTCCAATGAAGTAATTAAAACGCTTAACTCATTTTATTTATACATTTTGGGATTCTCACTATTTCTTATTATCGTGCTTGTTTGGATTCTTTCAAAAACAATCACTACTCCACTGAAAGAATTGAGTGATGTCGCAGAAGATATTTCACGTCTGAAATTTAAACGGACGAAAGTTAAAACGAATGATGAAATAGGTGATTTAGCAAATAGTATTAACCTCATGAGTGATAAATTACATGAAGCACATCAAGATTTAACAGATCGAAATGACCACTTAAAACGATTTATGGGCGATGTAACTCATGAATTAAAAACACCAATCGCATTAGTAAAAGCATATTCTATGGGAATAAAAGATGGTTTAGATGATGGTACATATGTTGATACAATCATTAGACAAACAGATCAAATTTCAAATTTAATTGAAGAGTTATTGCGATTTTCTAAATTAGAAAGAGATATTTTACAAAAAGAAGAATTCCCTATTGAACCACTAGTCCAAAGTATAATAGATAAGCATAAAATTGAACTGGATTCGAAAGAAATCAAGTTGCAAGTGAACTATAATGCTGGTGACGCGATTGTTTATGCTGATTTAAATAAAATGAGAATGGTCTTTCAAAATTTAATCTCTAATGCGATAAAATATACAACGAATCAAAATATAAAAATCACATTAGAAGAGAAAAATGACGTTGTGTATTTTCAAATTCAAAATGGTATTGCTGCTGAGGGCGTTAAAGAGATAGATAAAATTTGGGAACCTTTTTACGTATTAGAATCTTCTCGTAGTAAAGAGAAATCAGGTACTGGATTAGGACTAGCGATTGTAAAAAGTGTTTTAGAAAGACATGGATTTGAATACGGGGTTTCGGTAGAAGATGGAGAAATACAATTTTATATGTATATAGAAAGGAACTAA
- a CDS encoding response regulator transcription factor, producing the protein MKVLIADDEQDMLKILKAYFEKEGFEVLLAKDGEEALQIFYDEKIDLAILDWMMPKNSGITVCQEIKKNSSVKVLMLTAKSESEDELVALQSGADEYVKKPFHPGVLITRAKKLVQHEDVIQVQDLKIDFTKNKVYKNTKELDITKTELQLIKCFLNHKGTILTRKKLLDIVWGFDYFGEERTVDTHVRRLRKKIGENIIKTHRGLGYSLEEECE; encoded by the coding sequence ATGAAAGTATTAATCGCAGATGATGAACAAGATATGCTGAAAATTTTAAAAGCGTATTTTGAAAAAGAAGGCTTCGAAGTTTTATTAGCAAAGGATGGAGAGGAAGCACTTCAAATATTTTATGATGAGAAAATTGACTTAGCTATTTTAGATTGGATGATGCCGAAAAATAGTGGTATTACTGTCTGTCAGGAAATAAAAAAGAATTCAAGTGTGAAAGTATTAATGCTTACTGCGAAAAGTGAAAGTGAAGATGAATTAGTAGCTCTTCAAAGCGGGGCAGATGAGTATGTAAAAAAACCATTTCATCCAGGAGTGCTAATAACCCGAGCGAAAAAGCTTGTGCAGCATGAAGATGTTATTCAAGTTCAAGATTTAAAAATAGATTTCACCAAAAATAAAGTATATAAAAATACGAAAGAATTAGACATTACAAAGACAGAATTACAATTAATAAAGTGCTTTTTAAATCATAAAGGCACGATTTTAACACGGAAAAAGTTGTTAGATATCGTCTGGGGATTTGATTATTTTGGGGAAGAGCGAACGGTTGATACGCATGTAAGAAGATTACGTAAAAAAATAGGAGAAAATATTATAAAGACACATCGTGGTTTAGGATACAGTTTGGAGGAAGAGTGTGAATAA
- a CDS encoding DinB family protein has product MGENKIINDFNEYSIWINALKGMREELWMIPISEGKWTVGEIVSHIMNWDDYLLRETLSSVRDGQGMKFPDFDTYNKLASNYAKSGISKIKLLEEAKAKRDLLVQELHRLSIGKLKEHLTANGVSHCPHTGTPYSLIYIIKEFVNHDNHHKRQIVNFLNENHIKKSTC; this is encoded by the coding sequence ATGGGAGAAAATAAAATTATTAATGATTTCAATGAATATTCAATTTGGATAAATGCATTGAAAGGTATGAGAGAAGAATTGTGGATGATACCAATATCAGAGGGGAAATGGACTGTTGGTGAGATCGTATCTCATATTATGAACTGGGATGACTATCTTTTACGTGAGACATTATCATCAGTGAGAGATGGACAGGGAATGAAGTTCCCTGACTTTGATACATATAATAAACTAGCCTCTAATTATGCAAAATCAGGTATATCTAAGATAAAACTTCTTGAAGAAGCAAAAGCTAAAAGAGATTTACTTGTTCAAGAGCTTCACCGACTGTCTATTGGAAAGTTAAAGGAACATTTAACTGCCAATGGAGTATCGCATTGTCCTCATACTGGAACGCCGTATTCTCTTATATATATTATTAAAGAATTTGTAAATCACGATAACCATCACAAAAGGCAGATTGTGAATTTTTTAAATGAAAATCATATTAAAAAATCAACTTGTTAA
- a CDS encoding GNAT family N-acetyltransferase, whose translation MLQDIQIKKIEDLLKHEINHLVEESKEEGFNFLLKLINEYESKRNTFSKTGECLYGIFREDTLIGIGGLNQDPYTKDNKIGRLRRFYIAKDYRQKGLGRLLLGRIISDAKKYFTIVVLHTDTKQGDQFYTSSGFVKGTMYVGTSHYLNLDKRM comes from the coding sequence ATGCTGCAAGATATTCAAATTAAGAAAATTGAAGATTTACTAAAACATGAGATCAATCACCTTGTCGAAGAAAGTAAAGAAGAAGGTTTTAACTTCCTATTAAAATTAATAAATGAATATGAAAGTAAAAGAAATACATTTAGTAAAACGGGCGAATGTTTATATGGCATTTTTCGAGAGGATACGTTAATTGGAATTGGAGGATTAAATCAAGATCCGTATACGAAAGATAATAAGATTGGTCGATTAAGGAGATTTTATATTGCAAAAGATTACCGGCAGAAAGGATTGGGGAGGTTACTGCTAGGGAGAATTATAAGCGATGCGAAAAAATATTTTACTATTGTTGTCTTACATACAGATACTAAACAGGGGGATCAATTTTATACTTCGAGTGGATTTGTGAAAGGAACAATGTATGTAGGAACGAGCCATTATCTAAACTTAGATAAAAGGATGTAG